GGAGTAGAGGTACAACCTGCTCCTCCTCAAGCAGCACCGGATGACGGAGGGCCAAATCTACGGCGAGTGCGCAAGCGAGGAGGTCGTAGCTGCCATGGCCACGACGAACTCGTACTTCGTCGCGGAGCAGCAGATGCTCTATAAGGCCATGCGTGCTCAAGGCGACACTCGCAACACAGTACCGGCGCAGCCGGACGCAGACGCGGCCGCACAAGCGCTGGCGGTCGAGGACGAGAACACCGCCAACTGTGCGTCCTACATGTCGTTGTCCAACTTTCGGGTGCACTTGTGGCAGGTGGACAGTGACAGACCATCCACGTCTATTATAGAGCTCACGTCCACCGGGACCGGCAACGGATAGGTCGCAgactccttcgaggatgagtagggcatgggaggtggcaAGGCATTGTGTCCCAAATGGGTCGGtccgtctcccatgttctactcttcctcgccgaagaccgcactttcacttcacgggtcttaaaCCTCGTCGCTGTTCATGGAGATAACAGATGAAGAACGTGGTCGCCGGTGCGGAATACAAAGGAAGTGGACGATGGGTACCGCCGTAAGATAGCTTTAGGGTCGGACCCATTTGTTTGTCCTAAATGTTCAAAATGTACTGAAAAATCTTTGTAATGTAATGAATTTCGTTTTGTGTATATGAAGATTCGCCATTTTTGCGTGAATTTTGTCTAGTTAGTTGGTACCCGACATGAaatgtatgcgggcagcattgggtGATCGTCTCCCGCCAAATGTCTCCTCCCACAaaaagcgcatcgccgaaaataCTGAAATAAATTCACTAATAATGCGAGCATCAGAACTTAAACACTGATGGTTTGGGAATACCACTGCCCCTCAAATCATccaatccaaccacaggttggtttgcACGTCGGAGATGACTCGGTACTAGTATACGATGGAAACCTGCAGAGTGCAAAGAGATGGCCAAAAAAAATCATGTGGTATTATTAAGGGAGGCAAAGACGATGATGCATGATGGAACGGAAATATGATAGTGTGAGTCAGCGCACTTTGCCCACGCGACCCTTGCGCTCCCAGAAAACAAACATAATCTCCGGAATAAGAAAGCGCGACGAAGCAGCACCAAAAGGAGCGGGAATGGAAACCGAAATAGGAAAATATCCCGATTTCTTTCCTCTCACTCTCTAATCCCCGCCCTCCATTGGTGGGCGCCTCCGCTGCCACAACCTGGCCTCTATTTAAGAAGGCTCCTTGCGCCACCATCCTACTCACCACCACACCACAGACCACACCCGCACCGCTCAGCTCAGCTCGATCGCGTCCCCAGCCTCAGCTCTGCTCCAACCGAACTCAAATTAATCGCAGATGGTTTCTTGTGCGCCAGTAGTGGCTTAGCGCATTAGCGGCGGAGGTTGGTACGATCAGGTAGGCCGGAGGTGAGGTGCCACATGTTGAGTGGACAAACGGCGgttagtggcagcagcagcagcagcagcagcagcatcgtcAGCCGCGGCGTCGAGCAGGGGAGCGGGAgcggggagcagcagcagcaccagcgGCTGCCgatcgaggaggaagaggaggagccagAGTTCAGGGACATCCACGCGCTGAGCCCGCCCCGCGCGCTGAGCCTGTACCGCCGGAGCCGGCCGGGCAGCAGGGACTCGTGGGGGTCTGCGGCGGGGGCAGGGGGGAGCAGACACACGTCGATCCGCTCCGTCGGGAGCGACACCGCCCCCAGCGAGCTCTTCCCTACTATGAGCAGGGAGTTCTCGgccatggtcgccgcagcagccaGCGCTAACGCCTCGTCCTCCGCCGCGGCGGGCCACAGGGAGAGCGTGGACCGCGCGGCGAACGAGGACGCGCTGGGGAGGATCGGCGAGGAGGAGCTGGAGGAGACGAACCCGCTGGCCATCGTGCCGGACAGCAACCCCATCCCGTCGCCGCGCCGGGGGCTGTCGCCGCGCCCGGTGGAGGTGGCGGCGCCCGGTGCCGGTGCCGGACAGGGCGACGAGGTGTCGGTGGGGCAGGTGAAGAAGGGCGAGGTGGAGACCAAGATCGCGGCGTGGCAGATCGCGGAGGTCGCCAAGGTCAACAACCGCTTCAAGCGCGAGGAGGTGGTGATCAACGGGTGGGAGGGCGACCAGGTCGAGAAGGCCAGCGCATGGCTCAACAAGTACGAGGTACTACACACTGCTCCAATCCTCTCCATCAACGATCAATCCGCACCACACCATGCTCTCTCTGAATGAATTCTGATCGTGTGAATGTGAAACTCCGGTGCGTgcagaggaagctggaggagaagCGGGCCAAGGCGATGGAGAAGGCGCAGAACGAGGTGGCCAGGGCCCGGCGGAAGGCGGAGGACAAGCGCGCGTCGGCGGAGGCCAAGAGGGGCACCAAGGTGGCGCGCGTGCTGGAGCTCGCCAACTTCATGCGGGCCGTCGGGAGGGCGCCCACCAAGCGCTCCTTCTTCTGAGCCGCCCAGGCCTGctctgctgctcctcctccttgaTCAACGTCCCGCCATTGTTTCGCTTTTtactcgccgtcgccgtcgccggatcgTTCACCGCTTCGCTTCACAGGAACCTCCTGTGCTCGCTGCTTCGCTGTGTGGAACTCTCATTTTAGTGTTGTATCCACATGTATGGTGTGGTGTGCCATCGTTCCCTCTTTCTTCCTCTGCATTTCTCGTGTTCGATATGGAGTACTTAGTACATAGCATAAGAATGGAAGGGTGTGCTCTGCCTGCTCAGTCCAAGTGCAAGAGCCGCctgtattttgtttttgtttttgttttttgtttccgATCAAGGATATTGTGTGTGTGTCAATATGAACAAGATATGCAGTAAATTACTGTTGTGTGGTGTGTGCACATTCGCAAGCCTTTTGAATCACCAGTTTCTCGATTTCTAAGTGTTCATCCGTGTCATTTATTTCAGCTGAACAGTCCTTTCTCTGTCCCCCAACACCTTGTTCGGCTTCTTTTATGGTTTCTTCAATGCTCAACTAACAACACTTTGACATAAAAAAACTTGGAGGCCCAGTGTACTGACGAAGAGTTGCTTTTGTTTTGACTTCTCAAGATCTAGTGAAGAGTAGTCAAACGATCAGTAATTTGGAACTCAAGTACTAAACTGAGTTTTCTGCCTTGATGATGGCATGCGACCTACCGGCTTCACTGTGAACAGCAGAACGTGCCCTGACTTGTCACTTCACCGGCAGAACGTTAACTAGGTGAGAGTCACTGGTGCGTATTCGAGAGAAAAAAAAACAAGGTGACAGTCATGCAGCACGCATGACATATCTGAGCGTATCCATTGCAAATCGGAAATTATTTTTATGTGTTGGTCTCGCGTAGTTCGATAATGCTCCAAATTAGCACAACCAAGCTCAACCAACATCAGTTACGTACCCTCGATTGACAGTGACCTGTGCTCTTCATATTGCTCTTGTGTGCTGAATTCAGAAGTATCTGAGCTTGGCAACTTTGGATTCTCAGCATGGGGGCATAGAATAATGACGCtcgccactttcatatactagtactaCATTTTATACGAATTCCGCAGAAATTTCAGTTCGATAAGAAAGAACAGGATCTCTGCGAATCAAAGAATTGTTAAGATTTCTGTTGACTAGAAATAGTAGTTTGATGGTAACAGCGTGCCTGTGCATGTGAATGCAGCACATGTATGCATTTTTTTGCTGTTGCATTGCATACCATCATCATGGACACAAGACGACCAGGCGTCAATGCTGGATCAGACAATACCTGAATAATTCCGTGCGCTTGTTCAAAGAGAGAGGATACGAATCCCATGGATCCCCTGCACTTGGACACCTATATTGGCGAGCATGGCCAGGGAGTGGGCCTCCGTCTTGTAGTTAAATGTCTCTACCTTGTAGTGGGGCGCAGCGGCCCATGAGCAGGACCAGCCCATGTGCATGCATGCATCATCGTCCTCTCTCTAGCCTAGAGAGAAAAACATGGTGGGGGCAACAAGCAAGCTCACATGCCTACACAATGTGAGCCTGTTCTCCTGTTTGATCACGTCGCATATGGCGTGTTCCGAATAATTGGTGGTTACATTGATCATGATACGGTAGTGAGAATCCAGTAGTGAATTACTACTGGCCGGGGCTTCGTGTTAATTTTCTTCCGAGTGGAAATAGGCTTACTGGTTGCTTTTTGACCCAAAGGAAATAAAAAAGCTATCGTGGCTTATAAAAGGGTTTTCGacacgctcttatattatggtacGGATGAGTATCAGATAATCACAGTACACAACtaaaaaacatactccctccgtctgaaaatacttttCGAAGAAATGGATAAACAAGTAAGCACTATCACAAAATATAAAAGAGAAAACTACCATAAAACAATAAATATTCTTCACAAGAAGATGACGTGATCTTCATGTCTGAAGAACATTTTCAGAGTGCTCGTATGATGAAGTTTACTCTTTGCAGTTTTGGATACTTCAATGATTTAAAGGTCAGTTTTCATAAGGTTAAACTTTGTTATTTTGGTCACGCTAAATATGCTGCACACCACACGGCAGAAAGGCAAAGTGAGCCAAAGCTACATTTATACTGTTCGGGGAGATATATACACAAAAGCTGCATGGCCGTGGAAGAAAACTCTGTGATCACTTTTGTACATGCCACACCAGTTAAGAAATAACTAAAAAGTGCAGCTGAGGATACGAGTCTTATCTCTGATAAGTAGAGCCATTACGCATTTAACCTAGATGAGGCTACCAGGATGTTCTCCACTGCTCCCTCCAACAAATGTCTCTGAAGTTTTTGGCAGATTGTCTACACTGGCAAAAAGCTCGTCCGCCGCAGAAGCATACAAGCTTGAAGGCTCTGGCAGATCAACCACGTCAGCGAAAGGCTCGTTCACTGAAGGAGTATATGTCTCTGAAGGGTTTGTCAGATCAACCACATCAAGCAAGGGTTTGTTGGAGGCACAAGCATCGACCTCTGACGATACCGGCGCATCAACCACGTCAAATAAAGGCCcatccatggcaaaggcatcatcATCTGAAGATGGGAATGTAGTGAACAAATGATCCGAACCAAGGCCAGCAGCATCACTGCCAGCCTCCTCCACAGCAGAAATTTGCGATTCAGAATCAGATGATTCAGCAAGCAAGACTTCAAGAGAAGGGCTGCTTGTACTCATTCTCTTCGATACGAAAGCCATTCCCAATATGTCATTCTCCTGTGAGCCCACAGTTGGTCTTACATCAGGACCAGCTCCATTGCCCGCAAAAAGATCTTCCACATGATTTCCAGCCGCGACATTCCCTGAACTAGTAGCTTCTCTGTAAGAATCTCCATCAGATGGTTCCATACTACTCAAATCTGACAAGGAGTGTTCTACCTCTGGTTTTCTGGAGCTTTCCCTGGGACCTGAGTGCAAGCTGCTACAGAATACAGAGTCCATCCCGCCAGAAAGCCTAATGCTGCCCTTTGTATTCTCCAGAACTCCATCCTCATCTGACAGGGTTTCCATTGCATTGGTACTGTGCCCACCAGAAAGCATAATGCTGCCCTTTGTATTCTCCAGAACTCCATCCTCATCTGACAGGGTTTCCATTGCATTCGTACTGTGCCTGTTAGCACCATTTGCAGGAGCTGCATGGCTTGATGGTTCAAAGGTTGTCTCGATGGATATGTCATCACAAAAATTTCCATCTCCCTCATCAACCTCTAAAGCTTTCTTCAATAGCGAAAGTTGGAAGATTGGGTTCTGCTGGCTCGCTTTGCTGT
The window above is part of the Triticum aestivum cultivar Chinese Spring chromosome 2A, IWGSC CS RefSeq v2.1, whole genome shotgun sequence genome. Proteins encoded here:
- the LOC123188207 gene encoding remorin 4.1; amino-acid sequence: MLSGQTAVSGSSSSSSSSIVSRGVEQGSGSGEQQQHQRLPIEEEEEEPEFRDIHALSPPRALSLYRRSRPGSRDSWGSAAGAGGSRHTSIRSVGSDTAPSELFPTMSREFSAMVAAAASANASSSAAAGHRESVDRAANEDALGRIGEEELEETNPLAIVPDSNPIPSPRRGLSPRPVEVAAPGAGAGQGDEVSVGQVKKGEVETKIAAWQIAEVAKVNNRFKREEVVINGWEGDQVEKASAWLNKYERKLEEKRAKAMEKAQNEVARARRKAEDKRASAEAKRGTKVARVLELANFMRAVGRAPTKRSFF